The genomic segment CTTGGGCAAAAACTGGGGTGCGGGGCTCACCTGACGACTCTTCGTCGCCTGGTGTCCGGCAAGTTCGACGTGGAGGATTCCATGGAGTATGAGGAGTTGTTGAACATCTCCACGGCTGAGTTGGAGAAGCGTGTGATCCCCATGCTCCAGCTGGCGAAAGACTCTTAACCTACTTATCTCACGTCACGGTTCAGCATGCAGCTGGTTCGTCAACCCCAGGATCTACATAACAGCAAACGCAGGGTCTGCGTTGCGATTGGGGTCTTTGACGGCGTTCATCTGGGGCATCAGGAGGTCATTCGGCGGACTTGTGAGGATGCGGCTCGCCGGGAGGCCCATTCGCTGGTTGTGACCTTTGACCGTCATCCGAGTGCCATTGTGTCCCCGGATCGGATGCCTCCCATGATCCAAACCACTGCGCAGCGATTGCGTGCCCTCCAGTCGACGGGTGTGGAAGCCGTGTGGTTGATCCCCTTTGATCGCCAGTTCAGCCAGAAGACGGGGGAGGTCTTCGTTAGGGAGTTGGTTCGGGAGTTCCCGGTCCTGACGAGTGTTTCGGTTGGAAGCGATTTCGTGTTTGGGCATCGGCGCAGCGGCAATTTGGCGTTGCTGCGGCAGATGGGCGGCGAGATGGGATTTGAGGCGAACGGCCTGGCTCCCGTCGTGTTGGATGGTGAGGTGGTGAGCAGCACGCGTATTCGGCAGGCTATTGCGGCGGGCCGAATGGAACAGGCCGGTGGGATGATCGGTCGTCCTTGGGCTTTGGGTGGAATCGTGGAGCGTGGCGCTCAGCTTGGGAGGAAACTCGGCTTTCCGACGGCCAACTTGGACACCTCGGGAATGGTGCTTCCCCCTCCGGGAGTTTATGCGGTGGAGGCGACTGTGGATGGGAAAGTGCGGCTAGGCGTGATGAATTTGGGGTTGCGGCCAACTGTTGCCCAAGAGGCCTCGGTGCTCCGAGCAGAGGTGCATCTTTTGGATTTTGACGGCGACTTGTATGGGCGCGAGCTGGAGTTGCGCGTGGTCGAGAAACTGCGCGACGAGCAGAAGTTTGCCGGTGTGGAGCTACTGAAGGAGCAGATCGCCCGCGACATTGAGCAAGCACGCGCTCTTCTCAGCGGTCGCTAGATTCCCTCTCAACCTAGGGCTGCTGCTGTTTGTTTCCCTTACTTCTTCTTCGCCGACTTCGAATCGTTCAGGCTCCAGTCGTAATCGAGGTATTCGATCTTGAATCCCCCGGCCTTGATGTCTTCCTGATCGGAGGGGGGTAGGTAGCGGTTGACATAGCCGAGCACCGACCCGCCGTTGAGCACGAAGTCTTCCTCATACCATTGGAAGATCTTGGAAAGGAAGATTGTTCGGCGCACCGCCACCACTCGGTTCTTGGCTGGGTCCGCCAGGAACTCCCGGGCTTGCTCGTCGAGCTGCGCTTTTAAACGCGGTCCGAGGTAGGGTTCGCCGCGCAGGGTCGGGCAGGCCTTGGCTGCGCACACGAGGGCGAAATGGATCCCTGGATACGTTGGATACTTGGCTCGGATGATCTCATGCTCCAACGATTGGAGAGTGATGAGCTTGCCCTGAAAGCGAACCGTCGGCGTACGCCACGCCGCATACGGCAGGAACCCGATATCCTTCAAGCTTTTGAGCGGGTAGTTGTCTATGACCAGCTGCAGGGTGGCCGCGTTATACAGATTGCACAGAAAAGCGACCTGGTCGTCCAATGTCCAGGACTTGAACTCGGCTTCCGGGACTTCCGCCAACGAATCCAAATAGGCATTCAGGTCGCGCGGGCTGGCCTTGAGGGCGGTGTAGTCGACCAATCCTTGCTTGACGAAGCGATCTAGGACGAGCGCGTAGAGCCGGTGCTGGCGGTCGAAGGCCGCACCCGGAAGTAGTTGGAGCCCGGCCGTCAGCAGGAGAATCACCAGCCCAAGGACTGTTTTGGTTCGAGACATAGCAATGGTTGCGTGAGGCGAAACGCCGCTCGTTTATGCCTCGCACAGGAGCTAGACAATAGCGAGTGCTCTTCCGGGTAATCCAGAGGAAAAATTCACTGGCGATCCTCGCCCGCTCG from the Verrucomicrobiales bacterium genome contains:
- a CDS encoding bifunctional riboflavin kinase/FAD synthetase, whose protein sequence is MQLVRQPQDLHNSKRRVCVAIGVFDGVHLGHQEVIRRTCEDAARREAHSLVVTFDRHPSAIVSPDRMPPMIQTTAQRLRALQSTGVEAVWLIPFDRQFSQKTGEVFVRELVREFPVLTSVSVGSDFVFGHRRSGNLALLRQMGGEMGFEANGLAPVVLDGEVVSSTRIRQAIAAGRMEQAGGMIGRPWALGGIVERGAQLGRKLGFPTANLDTSGMVLPPPGVYAVEATVDGKVRLGVMNLGLRPTVAQEASVLRAEVHLLDFDGDLYGRELELRVVEKLRDEQKFAGVELLKEQIARDIEQARALLSGR
- a CDS encoding DUF547 domain-containing protein, producing the protein MSRTKTVLGLVILLLTAGLQLLPGAAFDRQHRLYALVLDRFVKQGLVDYTALKASPRDLNAYLDSLAEVPEAEFKSWTLDDQVAFLCNLYNAATLQLVIDNYPLKSLKDIGFLPYAAWRTPTVRFQGKLITLQSLEHEIIRAKYPTYPGIHFALVCAAKACPTLRGEPYLGPRLKAQLDEQAREFLADPAKNRVVAVRRTIFLSKIFQWYEEDFVLNGGSVLGYVNRYLPPSDQEDIKAGGFKIEYLDYDWSLNDSKSAKKK